The Jaculus jaculus isolate mJacJac1 chromosome 3, mJacJac1.mat.Y.cur, whole genome shotgun sequence genome includes the window ACAGGCAGCCAGATCATAGGTAAGGAAGTAAGCATGGCTGTGTTCAGCGAAACTTTATTTACACACACTAAAATGGGGATTCCATAGGACTTTCATGTATCACGAAATGTTAATTTTTCAAACCACTCAGAAACATCCAGACCATTCTTAGCTCACAGACCATAAACAGAAGGCAGACTGGATCTGATGGATGAGCAGTCAGCTCCTAACCTCTGGTCTAAATGTATATTCTTTGACATTTCTTTGCTGCCAAACAGGTAACTTCTACTTCATTTTTAAGTGAGAATACACAATTTGCTTATTAAGGCTTTGTCTAAACTGCTGGTGTGTAAGTTTTAAAGACAAACATATTCAAATGACTTGTTAAAATTAAATGCTGCAGAAACGAACAGGCCAAGTGTCATTTATTTCTTGACATCACTCACACACGCAGCAGAAAGCGCACCTGGCTTCACAATGGCAGCAGCCGCACTCCGATTATAATACAGCAAGGGCAAGGCTCCGCGACATGTACATTTATACACTTCATAAGTTACAGATGGCTACGCTACGACTTGAACCCCACGGACTAGACCATTTGTATTTGATCTAATAAAAATGTACCCAGTCATTTAAAAATGGCCACTTGGGGAACAGGCCAGTATATAAAATATCTGTCATGTAAAAtttattaccttttaaaaaataatgatattcaGACTTCAAACCTTTGCTATTGAATCATAATATGGATACACACTATGGTAGCAAGAAACAAAATTTGCTATACTTTTAGCAACctggctaattaaaaaaaatgttcaaagtatAACATTTTTGTTAAAACAGCCAAATTAAATCTCTTTACACAGTTGTTAGTCTGCTTCCAAGTCCCCCTTCCCCAAATCAATCGAGGCTCACTGAAGTCTTGAACTGAAACCTACATTTATACGTTCTAAATGCTGACCACAGACCACCCTCTCCTTCCATGGACACCAGTGAAGACCGGGCTGAGTCTCGGCCGTCCCAGACAGGCTCCTGTTCCAACGTCCTCCGCCAACACCCAGCTGGCCAGCCCCGCACCTCAACGAAGGCGGCCACACCATCCATACACTGGTTTGTGCTCCCAAGCCAGTGTCCACAAACTACCTGTTGTACACTCTCTCCTTTTTGGACTTTTCCAGGGCCTTGTCCATCGTCTTCTCATTTTCCCCCCGACACTTGGGGCAGTACCACTTTCCCTTTGGTTTATGGTTGAGTCCCACGCACGAGAAGTGGAACCACTCGATGGGACACTCGTCGTTGTCGCAGCCGATCATCTCTCCGTAGGAGACCTGGTTGCACAGACAGTACGTGGGCTCGTTGGGGTCGATGGGAAGGTCTGCAGGGGACGCCTCCCTCTCGGCTTTGGCCTTGGAGCGCTTCTTCTTCTTGGAGGTTTTTGCTTTCTTCTCCTTGGGCGTGCCCGAGGTGAGGTCGTCGTGGTCGTGGTTGTTGGACGCGTTCTCGCGGTTCTCGTTGTTCCGCTGCCGCCGGGACCTCTTGTTGTTGGGCTTGTCGGCGTGCGTGACAGCCTCACTCTTCGACTTGTCCTGGCCTCCCTTGCCGCTGCTGCCGGTGCTGTCGCTCATCTCCTGGTGGGCCTCGAAGAGCTCCACGTGACTGTCCACCTGTCTGGTGCGGTTCTCCACCAGCTCCACCATCTGGCTCACGATCTGGATCTTCTCGTCGCCCAGCTCCTGGCTGCGGATCAGGGCTCTCTGGATGCAGTGCAGCACTCGCCGTTTCTGGGCGCCATCCGTCTCCCGGCGGAACTTCTCGTAGGAGTCATCCAGCTCCTTCAGGATCTCTACGAGCAAAAACAAGATGCGTGACGCATCCGCCTGGCATGCCCTGGTGAAGACCCACTCTGATCACATAAGCCCttcattttggttttgtgtttctgtgattgtgggtgtgcatgtgccaagGCCAGTGTGTGGAGCACAGATGACTTCCTTCCTCATCTCCCCCTTGTGTGAGACCGTGTCACTTGTTCTACACTGGCCttgggttctcctgtctctgcctccgtcTGGCCACAGGAGTCCTCGGTTACAGACACAAAGTGCAGTGTTGGCTCGGGACTAGACACCAGGCCTCACgcctgcacagcaagtgcttacccactgagccgtctcctcagccatgccctttctttaattttctagTCTGTGATGAAAAAGTACATGCAAAGAACAGAAATGCCAGGGCTGGCCacttgtggtggtgcacgcctttaactccagcactctggaggcagaggtaggatgattaccttgagttcgaggccaccatgagactacaaagtgaattccaggacagcctgagctacagtaagaccctaccttgaaaaatcaaaaaaagaaagaaagagagagagagagagagagagagaaatgccaaGGCAAAGTTCCCAGCATAAAAACACTGCCACAAGCAGAGGCCTAGGTATTCTAGTCTTCTTTTTACTATTAGAAAaaatacttgggggctggagagatggcttagtggttaagcacttgcctgtgaagcctaaggaccctggttcgaggctcaattccccaagacccacgttagccagatgcacaagggggcacatgcgtctggagttcatttgcagtggctgaggccctggcgtgcccattctctctctctctctctctctctctctctctctctctctctctctctctgtctgttgctctcaaataaataaataaaaaataaacaaaaaatttaaaaaaaaaaaagaaaaaatacttggAATCAAATATAAATGCAAACATGGCTGTAATTTAGCAAGGTGTCCCCAGTATACTTTGCACAACTCAGAAGCATGGGTAACTAGTTCAAATTTAGGTAAAGTGCTTGGGGTCTGGATTTGTTCCTATTAATGATTAAGTCCTATGTTTTCATAGTCTTCACTCTATCTGTGCACAATTTAAAGTTATTCTGTGCTCGAGCATACTGGCATCTTGAACACTGTATGAAGAACACATGTACTTAGATGGCACTCCTTATGGTGGAGATTGGGCTTATAGCAGAGGCCCCGGCTTATGAGGGCACCAGCACACGGTTCTTCCGTGTTACTCAGAGCAATGTTCTGGCCAAACGAATCAGCCTGGCCTTTCATCCCCAATGTCAGGTCTTAGCTCACTGCTCACAATACTTTTATCTACTGTTCACAGTGTCAGTTTCCAGAACGACAAAAGCCAGCAGATCACAAAGCAAATATAAAGCCTTCAATATTCAATTTAAGCCTTCTCAGGCAGGTGAGAAAGCAGGACGCCAGATTATAAAATGCCATTTGGCAATGTCATTAGACAACTCAAGAAATAAAAGCTGTTAAATAACCTAAGTACAGTAAAAGAATTAAGCTGAGCAGTGTGCATAGGCCTAGGATCCCAGTAACTCTGGGGGCTGAGGCAGCAgagttttgagtttgaggccagcctggggtacacaaTGAAAATCTACTTCAAAAGTAATTAggtcaggggagatggctcagctgttcaagGCGCCTGTTTACAGTCTGCCAAGCCCcggctccattcctcagtacccacgtgaagccagatgcaaagtagcacatgcgtctgtagtgcattgcagcagcaagaggccctgatccacccttttcttctctctctcaaataaataacctcaatggctaagccatctctccagccccgctatttgtttttaaatggatTCCAAGTGCCAAAGTTGTACCGTTTGGTTTAAGTAGTGattaggtttctttttctttctttcttttttttggtgattGTGTCtgattgagacaaggtctcatgtaatcTAGAATGACCTCCCAACTTGGTAGTAGTGAAAGCtggctcctgatcttcctgcctccacctcccaagtgctaaaattcccggtgtgtgccaccacacccaattctGTTTCAAAGACAATGTTGGAATTTCTTGGAAGAGAACAATTCTATTATATGACCATTTAAATCTAACTACAGCCTCGTTTCCATCACAAGCAACCTTACATCCAAGTGAAGCCTCACTGTGGGGAAGTATCACATCACAAGTGTACCTACCCAGTTATCTGTAACCTACGGTATCACAGATTTCTTGCATGCCCCAAGCGCAAAGTGCTCCACCAATAAAAGCCACAAGAGCAACACCTAAGGGCAATGGCAGCACTGCACATGGAAGCCTGTGTCGGccactgcttcttcctcagctcactttctcacCGCTGCTGACCAGCAAGTGCCAGACAGGGAGAACGTGAATACGAAAATGGGCCGACACTAGAGCAATCCTGGGTCTCTTCAGTTTTCCTAAAGTGCACAACTCCCGAAGGACGGGTACTGCCACGCCATTCCTTGGAAATATGTCCAGCAACTTCACGCGCCATTTACCCATTACAAACTAGAGCCGCTCCTTCCGGATCGTCGCGCAGCCGACAAGGACGGGGCAGCGCTCCAGGGCCGGGCAGGCTCCGCGCGCCACGACAGCGCCAGCGGCGGCCCGGGCGGACGTGTCCGAGGACCCGCGGTGGCGCGGACGCACCTGCGGCCAGGAGGCCGCGCGCAGCCTCGCCACCGGGGCCGGAGGGGGCGGCCCAGGCCTCGGCGGCAGCAAAGACCCTCACACCCGCCGCCGGCCATGGCTCCGAGCCGGAAGTGTCCGGACTCCAGCCCGAGAGAGGAGGGTGCCACGCTCCGCCTACTAGATCCGACAGAGCTGAGGGCGGAGACCAGCAGGAGCACCAATGCAGGGAGAGAGACTCAAAGCACCGCCCGCCCGGCGGCGCCGCGAGCCAATCCCAGGCCAAAGGCCGGGCGACCCGAAGACATTCAAATCAGCTCGACCTCGTCCCTCCGCCCCGCCCTctccaagagaaaaaaagaaggcagcGGAAACACAGACCTGTGCCAGTCCCAGAAGAAGACCCGCCTTTATCCGGCCCAGCCACCAATCGCTCCGCAGCAAACTGGTAAGGACATTCCACGGAGAACGTCACGACCAATCAGACGAGAGCCAAGGCGGAACGTTCCGCAATATGCTAATAAGCATCCTATAAATGCCGCTGCGAAGCATCGTCTCCGGCAGAGCGCGGAGGGGCGCCTTCCACGCCTAAGGCTCTAGATCGGTTGTAGGCAGAGCAggtttctttccccccccccccccaactcttccGTTTCCCTGCTGCGCAGTTCTGTAAACATGAGTAAACTAGGAGAGACGATCCACGGTAAAATCTGAACCCCAGTGCCGCGCCTGACCTCGCAGCAAAGTTTCCCCAACAGACAACAATTCCCGGCGGGCACGGAGGCTCCACCTCTCCAACACTCTGGGCGGCCCGGGTCTGCAGGAGGACCACAGACAGGGTCCCCTCACCTGCCACTGTCCCCTCCCAGCCGGCGACCCCAGATCGCAGTACAGATGGGCGCCTTCCTCACCAGTGCTCCTCCCCTTTCCACTGCACACCCAAGAACGGTCCTCGTCCTCCGCAAACCACACCACCGGCGTCGCCCCTCGCAGTCGGCCCCAAACCCTGCTCAAAGCCAAGGGAGGGCCGGAGGGGGCAGGGCCCGGACGATCTGGCGACCCCGACTTGGGACTGCCCGGTACTTTATATAACACTCGATTCGGGACTGGGTGGGGGGCGGCGACACTTCAGACCCGGCCGGTGGCAGTGCCTCCAGCCCACGAGCCCGCGCCCTGCATCGCCGGCGCCCGCACAGCCTCCAGCTCGCGAGGCCACCCGCGCCCCCTCCCCGAGGACCCGGAGGagccccgcgccccctcccccgcaGCA containing:
- the Ing1 gene encoding inhibitor of growth protein 1 isoform X2; the encoded protein is MEILKELDDSYEKFRRETDGAQKRRVLHCIQRALIRSQELGDEKIQIVSQMVELVENRTRQVDSHVELFEAHQEMSDSTGSSGKGGQDKSKSEAVTHADKPNNKRSRRQRNNENRENASNNHDHDDLTSGTPKEKKAKTSKKKKRSKAKAEREASPADLPIDPNEPTYCLCNQVSYGEMIGCDNDECPIEWFHFSCVGLNHKPKGKWYCPKCRGENEKTMDKALEKSKKERVYNR
- the Ing1 gene encoding inhibitor of growth protein 1 isoform X3; translation: MVELVENRTRQVDSHVELFEAHQEMSDSTGSSGKGGQDKSKSEAVTHADKPNNKRSRRQRNNENRENASNNHDHDDLTSGTPKEKKAKTSKKKKRSKAKAEREASPADLPIDPNEPTYCLCNQVSYGEMIGCDNDECPIEWFHFSCVGLNHKPKGKWYCPKCRGENEKTMDKALEKSKKERVYNR
- the Ing1 gene encoding inhibitor of growth protein 1 isoform X1 gives rise to the protein MLSPANGEQIHLVNYVEDYLDSIESLPFDLQRNVSLMREIDAKYQEILKELDDSYEKFRRETDGAQKRRVLHCIQRALIRSQELGDEKIQIVSQMVELVENRTRQVDSHVELFEAHQEMSDSTGSSGKGGQDKSKSEAVTHADKPNNKRSRRQRNNENRENASNNHDHDDLTSGTPKEKKAKTSKKKKRSKAKAEREASPADLPIDPNEPTYCLCNQVSYGEMIGCDNDECPIEWFHFSCVGLNHKPKGKWYCPKCRGENEKTMDKALEKSKKERVYNR